The following coding sequences are from one Dama dama isolate Ldn47 chromosome 8, ASM3311817v1, whole genome shotgun sequence window:
- the TMEM200B gene encoding transmembrane protein 200B yields MTAGSPGNCGEVRRSPEGRVSRLGRRLGRRRRARSPPEPLRVRARLRLRSPSGAFAALGALVVLVGMGIAVAGYWPHRTGVPGPRAANASAPPLSELRRDGRGAGRAHGPHERLRLLGPVVMGVGLFVFICANTLLYENRDLETRRLRQGLLRAQALRPPDGPGWDCALLSSPGPRTPRAVGCVEPESWDLSPRRGTSPVPSVRSLRSEPANPRLGLPALLNSYPLKGSGLHPPWGPRPQAGHVIITVQPSGSCIEHSKSLDLGLGELLLGAPAARDCAHRSWPRLDRLSLGGYAKLGAGGDLGARV; encoded by the coding sequence ATGACGGCCGGGAGCCCCGGAAACTGCGGGGAGGTGCGGAGGAGCCCCGAGGGCCGCGTCTCGCGCCTGGGCCGCCGCCTGGGCCGCCGCCGGCGCGCGCGCTCCCCTCCTGAGCCCCTGCGGGTGCGGGCGCGGCTGCGGCTGCGCTCGCCGTCGGGGGCGTTCGCGGCTCTGGGGGCGCTCGTGGTCCTGGTGGGCATGGGCATCGCGGTGGCCGGCTATTGGCCGCACCGCACCGGAGTCCCGGGACCCCGGGCTGCGAACGCCAGCGCGCCTCCTCTGAGCGAGCTGCGGCGCGATGGTCGCGGCGCCGGCCGAGCTCACGGCCCGCACGAGCGGCTGAGACTCCTTGGGCCGGTGGTCATGGGCGTTGGCCTGTTCGTGTTCATCTGCGCCAACACGCTGCTCTACGAGAACCGCGACCTGGAGACGCGACGGCTTCGCCAGGGGCTGCTGCGGGCTCAGGCGCTGCGGCCCCCGGACGGCCCGGGCTGGGACTGCGCGCTTCTCTCCAGCCCAGGCCCCAGGACTCCCCGAGCCGTAGGCTGCGTGGAACCAGAAAGCTGGGACCTGTCCCCGCGTCGGGGTACCTCACCCGTCCCGTCAGTGCGGAGTCTGCGTTCAGAGCCAGCTAATCCTCGCTTGGGGTTACCTGCCCTGCTTAACAGTTACCCGCTGAAGGGTTCAGGACTGCACCCACCCTGGGGTCCGCGGCCCCAGGCCGGCCATGTGATCATCACCGTGCAACCTTCTGGCTCCTGCATCGAACATTCCAAGTCTTTGGATCTGGGCCTCGGAGAGCTCCTGCTGGGGGCCCCAGCGGCTCGGGACTGTGCTCACCGAAGTTGGCCACGGCTGGACCGCCTCAGTCTGGGGGGTTATGCCAAGTTGGGAGCAGGAGGGGACTTGGGGGCCCGGGTCTGA